A genome region from Triticum aestivum cultivar Chinese Spring chromosome 2B, IWGSC CS RefSeq v2.1, whole genome shotgun sequence includes the following:
- the LOC123040967 gene encoding trehalose 6-phosphate phosphatase RA3: MTNHAAFAAEDAVTAVAAPAQPGRHFASFPPRRARDCRKAALGRMDLATSGVLMSGSLLDSMKASSPRHAMSPAGADHEEWIENHPSALEWFEGVLAAAAGKQIVMFLDYDGTLSPIVEDPERAVMTEEMREAVRGVAQHFPTAIVSGRCRDKVFNFVKLEELYYAGSHGMDIKGPTKVSNHKAKADEVLCQPATKFLPVIQKVYEKLTVKMESIPGAMVENNKFCLSVHFRCVDEAEWDALGREVKAVLDVYEDLEITKGRKVLEIRPIIEWHKGKALLFLLECLGFAGRGDVFPIYIGDDRTDEDAFEVLHNMGQGIGILVTKFPKETSASYSLREPAEVKEFLRKLVKSNETKKG; the protein is encoded by the exons ATGACGAACCACGCCGCCTTTGCTGCCGAGGACGCGGTTACCGCCGTGGCGGCGCCGGCGCAGCCGGGTCGCCATTTCGCGTCGTTCCCGCCGCGGAGGGCGCGCGACTGCAGGAAGGCCGCCCTGGGCCGCATGGACCTCGCCACCTCGGGGGTGCTGATGTCCGGGTCTCTGCTGGACTCGATGAAGGCTTCCTCGCCCCGCCACGCCATGTCCCCCGCCGGCGCCGACCACGAGGAGTGGATC GAGAACCACCCGTCAGCATTGGAGTGGTTCGAGGGCGTGCTCGCGGCGGCCGCGGGGAAGCAGATCGTCATGTTCCTCGACTACGACGGCACCCTTTCGCCGATCGTCGAGGACCCCGAACGCGCCGTCATGACTGAGGAG ATGAGGGAGGCGGTGAGGGGCGTCGCGCAGCATTTCCCGACGGCCATCGTGAGCGGGCGATGCAGAGACAAG GTGTTCAACTTTGTGAAACTGGAGGAGCTGTACTACGCCGGGAGCCACGGCATGGACATCAAGGGCCCCACCAAAGTGTCCAACCACAAGGCAAAG GCTGACGAGGTTCTGTGCCAGCCGGCGACCAAGTTCCTGCCTGTCATCCAGAAG GTGTATGAGAAGCTGACGGTGAAGATGGAGTCCATCCCGGGGGCCATGGTGGAGAACAACAAGTTCTGCCTCTCGGTGCACTTCCGCTGCGTCGATGAGGCGGAATGGGATGCTCTGGGCAGGGAGGTGAAGGCGGTGCTGGACGTCTACGAGGACCTCGAAATCACCAAGGGAAGAAAGGTCCTAGAGATCCGGCCCATCATCGAGTGGCACAAGGGGAAGGCCCTTCTGTTCTTGCTTGAGTGTCTTG GCTTTGCGGGGCGTGGCGACGTTTTCCCGATATACATCGGGGATGACCGCACAGACGAGGATGCGTTCGAG gtGCTGCACAACATGGGACAAGGCATCGGGATCCTTGTGACAAAGTTTCCAAAGGAGACTAGCGCATCCTATTCTCTGCGTGAGCCTGCTGAG GTAAAGGAGTTCCTGCGCAAGCTGGTGAAGAGCAACGAGACAAAGAAGGGTTAA